One segment of Chloracidobacterium sp. DNA contains the following:
- the rimO gene encoding 30S ribosomal protein S12 methylthiotransferase RimO, translating to MTAPQPTLGLVSLGCPKNLVDSEVMLGLAARAGYAVTDDASSADVIVVNTCGFIEEAKQESIETILEMAALKAAQPGRRLIVAGCLVERYRRELPAELPEVDAFIGTNELEQLPRLLERPDATITPRPVTLRPRGGVPARERDRPDADYLYSETTPRLRTTPKHYAYVKIAEGCDHPCAFCSIPQMRGNLRSRRVGSILAEVEQLAAEGVREVILIGQDTTSYGEDLGLKDGLADLLRALAQVKDISWIRFLYAYPTRISDALLDVLASEPKLCPYIDMPLQHAATRMLHAMRRPGSRAFLEKLIARIRARIPNVALRTTFIVGYPGETQTDFDVLLDFCEAQAFDWVGAFVYSDEEGTPAFDLPDKVSGRTAEARRAKLMRLQARISKQRLRRFKRQVVEVMFEGASDDSDLIWQGRMATQAPGIDGRVLITDAPTDLPPPQPGDLVRVEITATHTYDLVGRIVADRRT from the coding sequence ATGACGGCTCCTCAACCGACCCTTGGCCTGGTCAGCTTGGGCTGTCCCAAGAACCTCGTGGACAGCGAAGTGATGTTGGGACTGGCGGCCCGCGCTGGCTACGCCGTCACCGACGACGCTAGTAGTGCAGATGTCATCGTTGTCAACACCTGTGGCTTCATAGAAGAAGCCAAGCAGGAATCCATCGAGACGATTCTTGAAATGGCGGCGCTCAAGGCGGCGCAACCGGGCCGACGGTTGATTGTCGCCGGGTGTCTGGTCGAACGCTACCGTCGTGAGCTGCCGGCGGAACTGCCGGAAGTGGACGCCTTTATTGGCACAAATGAATTAGAGCAGTTGCCCCGTTTGCTAGAGCGTCCCGACGCAACCATCACACCCCGTCCAGTGACGCTGCGGCCGCGCGGCGGCGTCCCGGCGCGCGAGCGCGACCGCCCCGACGCTGATTATCTCTATAGCGAGACGACGCCGCGCCTGCGGACGACGCCGAAGCACTACGCCTACGTCAAGATCGCCGAAGGCTGCGACCATCCCTGCGCGTTCTGCTCCATCCCGCAAATGCGCGGCAACCTGCGCAGTCGGCGCGTCGGCTCGATTCTCGCCGAAGTCGAGCAGCTGGCGGCGGAGGGCGTCCGGGAGGTCATCCTCATTGGACAGGATACGACTAGCTACGGCGAAGACCTTGGCTTGAAGGACGGGTTGGCAGACTTGCTGCGGGCGCTGGCGCAGGTCAAGGACATCAGCTGGATTCGCTTCCTCTACGCCTACCCGACGCGCATCAGCGACGCGCTGCTGGACGTACTGGCGAGTGAACCGAAACTTTGCCCGTACATTGACATGCCGTTGCAGCACGCGGCGACGCGCATGCTGCACGCCATGCGGCGGCCTGGCTCGCGGGCGTTTCTGGAAAAGCTCATCGCCCGCATCCGTGCGCGCATTCCCAACGTGGCGCTGCGGACGACGTTCATTGTCGGCTATCCCGGCGAAACGCAGACGGACTTCGACGTGCTGCTCGATTTTTGCGAAGCCCAGGCGTTTGATTGGGTTGGCGCGTTCGTCTATTCGGATGAGGAAGGCACGCCGGCGTTTGATTTGCCGGATAAGGTTTCAGGGCGCACCGCCGAAGCGCGACGGGCGAAGCTCATGCGCCTTCAGGCGCGCATCTCGAAGCAACGGCTCAGGCGGTTCAAGCGGCAGGTAGTCGAGGTGATGTTCGAGGGCGCATCCGACGACAGCGACCTTATCTGGCAGGGGCGTATGGCGACACAAGCGCCGGGGATTGATGGGCGCGTGCTCATCACCGACGCTCCAACCGACCTGCCGCCGCCCCAACCCGGCGACCTCGTACGAGTGGAGATCACCGCTACACACACCTACGATCTTGTCGGCCGGATTGTCGCCGACCGCCGGACCTGA
- a CDS encoding pilus assembly protein PilM, translating into MGLFGFGGAKTVVGIDIGSSAVKAVELKPLKNGFELMAIGHANLVPDAIVDGHIIDLNHVSDAIGRLLGEHNIKTKDVNTSVSGHSVIIKRIEVAYMTDDELAERIQWEADQHIPFDIADVNLDYSVVSRDPAAGVMQVLLVACKRDKIAQYTTVISQAGRNPVVIDVDAFALQNAYEVNYQPMPTATVALLDIGAAVTSINIVRGSTSVFVRDISAGGNQYTDLLQKELGLTFEQAEALKRGVPTDNGLQPSDAQSLLDSVTDIIAMEVQKTLDFWRSTSPSADVAPVDRVLVAGGSAKVSGLTSIFSERFGIPVERFNAFNPSRIIVNPRKFDEEYIREMSPTMAVAVGLAARRPGE; encoded by the coding sequence ATGGGCCTATTTGGTTTCGGTGGCGCCAAAACCGTTGTGGGCATTGATATTGGTTCGAGCGCCGTCAAAGCCGTCGAGTTGAAACCACTCAAAAACGGTTTTGAACTGATGGCGATTGGTCATGCCAATCTGGTTCCAGACGCCATCGTGGATGGTCATATCATTGATCTCAACCATGTCAGTGACGCCATTGGTCGTCTCTTAGGCGAACACAACATCAAAACTAAGGATGTCAATACATCTGTTTCTGGGCATTCAGTCATCATCAAGAGAATTGAAGTCGCCTACATGACCGATGACGAGTTGGCGGAGCGGATCCAGTGGGAGGCTGACCAACACATTCCGTTTGACATTGCCGACGTCAACCTGGACTACTCGGTAGTTAGCCGCGATCCGGCAGCTGGCGTCATGCAGGTGTTGCTGGTCGCCTGTAAACGCGACAAGATTGCTCAGTATACAACGGTGATTTCACAGGCTGGGCGCAACCCGGTCGTCATTGATGTGGACGCTTTTGCTTTGCAAAACGCCTACGAGGTTAACTACCAACCGATGCCAACGGCGACCGTGGCGTTGTTAGACATTGGCGCGGCGGTGACAAGCATCAACATTGTGCGGGGCTCTACCTCGGTTTTTGTCCGTGACATTTCGGCGGGCGGCAACCAGTACACCGACTTGCTCCAGAAAGAGTTGGGTCTGACATTTGAGCAAGCTGAAGCGCTCAAGCGCGGCGTCCCGACGGACAACGGCTTGCAGCCGAGCGACGCTCAATCTCTGCTGGATTCGGTGACGGATATCATTGCGATGGAGGTTCAGAAAACACTGGACTTCTGGCGATCAACCAGTCCCTCGGCGGATGTCGCGCCGGTGGATCGAGTCTTGGTGGCCGGCGGGAGTGCAAAAGTTTCCGGGCTAACGTCCATCTTTTCGGAACGGTTCGGCATTCCCGTCGAACGGTTCAACGCCTTCAACCCATCCCGGATCATTGTGAACCCAAGAAAATTCGATGAAGAATATATTCGTGAAATGTCACCGACAATGGCGGTTGCCGTCGGACTGGCGGCGCGTCGTCCGGGAGAGTAG
- a CDS encoding type 4a pilus biogenesis protein PilO: protein MLDRLWLQILIVFVGVGAFLFLIDQMFCAGLRTDADRDEKEAQKIEREVQELENVRVQLNDYKKKIEEYMRDLQAYRANIPEEVRLSETLAQLQKIAQARSAVVREFRPGNVQKRGFYYEKTISVKSGTTYDQLGQLFADIAALQRIVKVSDVEIRQASAQTPKLTVEASYQLTTFFASEQDILSTEEEPK from the coding sequence ATGCTTGACCGATTGTGGCTACAGATTCTGATCGTCTTCGTTGGCGTCGGCGCCTTTCTTTTCCTTATTGATCAAATGTTTTGCGCCGGTCTCCGTACGGACGCCGACCGTGACGAGAAGGAAGCCCAAAAAATAGAGCGAGAAGTTCAGGAACTCGAAAACGTTCGGGTACAGCTCAACGACTACAAGAAAAAGATCGAAGAATACATGCGCGATTTGCAGGCATACCGCGCCAATATTCCGGAAGAAGTACGCTTGTCGGAAACATTGGCGCAGTTGCAAAAAATCGCACAGGCGCGGTCGGCTGTGGTGCGTGAGTTTCGTCCAGGCAATGTTCAGAAGCGGGGTTTTTACTACGAAAAGACAATCAGCGTCAAATCCGGTACCACCTATGACCAACTTGGCCAGCTTTTCGCCGACATTGCCGCTCTTCAGCGGATTGTGAAGGTGTCCGATGTGGAAATTCGTCAGGCAAGCGCCCAGACACCGAAACTGACGGTTGAGGCGAGTTACCAACTTACGACCTTCTTTGCTTCAGAACAGGATATCCTAAGTACAGAAGAAGAGCCGAAGTAA